The window AGTTCAGAAGAGCGCGTAAAGCACTTCTCGcagacagagcaggtgaatggcctctcgcTGGTGTGAACCCGCCGGTGggccagcaggtcagaggaatcgctgaaggccttcccacatttGGGGCAGGGGAAGGGCTTCTCACCGGTATGGACCCGTCGGTGAATCACGAGGTGGGAGGAGCGAGTGAACACCTTCCCACAATCTGGGCAgcggaagggcctctcccctgtgtgcacccgctggtgcctcatcagggcagaggaatcactgaaggccttcccacacttgaggcagctgaagggcctctcccctgtgtgcacccgctggtgcctcatcagggcagacgaatcactgaaggccttcccacacttgaggcagctgaagggcctctcccctgtgtgcacccgctggtgcctcatcagggcagaggaatcgctgaacgccttcccgcactcaggacaggagaatggcttctccctggtgtgactgcgccgatgtgtctccagggcagacgggacacggaagcctttcccgcagtcgccacacttccatggtttctccATCGCCGAAGCTACAGTTGCATACAAACGCGTGTATGTCCCCTCCCTGCCTTGAATTCCTCTATCCAGCCAGATAACTgattcaggctccacactcagtgcgttgctgcaacagtagggtcactcttccagtcccactgatgctgaaaacgtactgaaacaggaaccaattggatcatagttgaaaattgttgcagtcccgatggattgagtggctcacaaatgctggagaatcagagtcaaaaactatgggtcaggcagcatctgaggagcaggagagtcaatggttcaggcataagccctttatgtgttgattttgaaacttcatcTTCAGATCAAATACTctgaaaagagattacaaaagtcatcactgccagtccagggtagaaattcagaactagcaattctactttctgcagaacattgttttcttttgttattccacaaaactgaaagcaccatcccactctctctctctctctgttctcactccattctaattctcctgaaagtgctgattcaggatctgacAGGGACAGAAGAGCAAAACAGTCacaactgacatctctctgaattttggatacctccatcTGAAACTTAATATCTTCCACGACATTGGGATACTGTTGAGAGTGAGTatgtctgattttgggaagcaaaaatatAGTGTGTACATTCAGGACTAACTGCAATTCAGCAGGAAGCCGAATGTGCTGGAGCCAATGCGGAAGAGGAGGACACAAAACCTTGAAGCTGCAATGAGGAATACTGCAtgtgctgtacttgtacctgttgcatttatttgtgggaatcaaatgcattttaaaaataaaaacaaacaagatATCTACAtctcccctttcccaatctcccAATGCTGTTctggacacagagtgagagaattgggaggaggagttggccatttggtcttttgagcctgcaccagcattgaacagatcatatctggatatgaatatacctacagccaggtggatagactgggatttctttcactggagcagaggagattgagaggtgatgttagagaggattataaaatcatgaggggtacagatgagGTGAACGGCAGGTGTCCTTTCCCTTGGGTGGGGCTTTCAAGATTAGGGAGTAAATtttgaaggggagaggagaaagattttaaaaaagacatgaagagctccatttttttcacacagagagtggtttgtgtggatgggtgtccagaggaaatggtggatgcaggtacagttacaatgtttcatagacatttggataagcacatgaataggaaaagttcagagggaaatgggccaatcactggcaaatgggactagttgggTTTGAAAACATAGTcagcatagactagttggactgaagggtctatttctgtgctgtatgaccctgtaggtgttctgtactggtcttaaaaccattttcttggaaatccaagatggcggtggttTGAGTGGTCTGCCACCCCCAGCAAGGTGGACctttaccccctcccccccacctcattaACCATCtgtaagagaaaaaaaattgctaataGAAATTTACTGAACATCTGGAGCTGCTATAATTGTGGTTTGCCAGCTTTAAGACCATAAGGAAAGCAAATGAAGGAAAGGAGCCGACAGAGGTgcagcaggcagggcattccccTACTGCATCAGGGGTGCCTGGAGCCAATGCTCAAACTCCCAGGGCCGTCCCTTTAGATTTAATGGGGCAGCAGCAGTTACTCTCGGAGATGGCAAACTCTGAGATAAGATTGAAGCAGCAGTGGAACCACTATCTAccacgctggaaaagcataaacAGAAAATTCAAATGTTGGACAGAAGAGAATAGGCAGTGGAGGAGAGGACCGTGGCAGAGGTCTCAGGAGGAAGGATCCAAACGATGGAAGACCAGGTTCGGGTCCTTCAGGAGCAAGTGGACGACGACCTGGAAAACAAAAGTAGAAGAAAAATCTTACAGCTCGTGGGTCTTCCGGAATGCAAGGAAGGTGAAGACCTCGTTGGATTCCTGGGGCTGGAGTCGGAGTCGGGTCTGTTGAGTGTGGGGCGGGCCCACTGGATCAAAATGCGGTCAGGGCCGGACCCGCGCCCCCGCACGGTCCTAGTGCAACTCCTGCATTATAAAGAAAAACAGTTAGTGATTGAAACAGCAAGAAGACAGGTAAGAGATCCAGAGGCCTTAATGCACAAAGGCTCAAGAATAATGTGTTTTTAGGACTTCTCGGGAGCCTGGATGAAGAACAGAAGAGCATTTGATGAAGTTAACAGAAAATTAAGGGATCTGAACATTCAATATTCCTTGAGGTACCTGGCCGTGTTGCATTTCTCTCATGGAGGGACGGTATATAATTTTGATTCAACAGAAAAGGCGAAGGGCTTTGTGAATTCACTGAATTAAAGGACTCAGGTCGGGGTGAAGGCGGGACATCATTACAGACAATGCTACTTTTTGCCCCTTTTTGTTGTGGTTATCGGCTTGATATGTACGGGGGGGAGTTCTCTACATAATTGGGGTTATTTGAGTGTTTGCTTAAGTTATATGTGGTTGTTAGATTTTTATTTAGAGTAGTTTTTAATAGGAGTAGTTTTTAGACTTTATCCAGTTAATGTCTTTGTCGCTCACCACACCTCAGATAAGCTTCCTCCTCTTGGGTAACCACGGGCTGCCCTGGATGACCATGGCTACTGATTCattcaggtggtgcacctggaaggTAAAAGGGAGCCATTCCCCCATTAAAAAGATGCTGTTAAGCCTTAGAAAGGAAAGGGTGGACATCACCCTGCTGCAAGAGACACATTTAAATGATAAGGAACATCTAAAACTGcagcgggggcgggggggggggttatgATAGGGTATTCTTCTCCTCCTTTAGCTCCAAGTGTAGAGGAGTGGCTATACTGGTAAGAATGAACCTCCCTGTCCAGGTAATTGAGCAAATTAAGGACGAACATGGATGGTCCATCATTCTTACAGCTCTAACACATGGAGAAGAGTATGGCGTCCTGAATGTATATCGTTCcccggtgcaccctcttaaatttcTAATTGATGCAGTTGCTAAATTAATAAGTCTAGGGTGCGCCGCATGGTCATTGGAGAAGATTTTAATCGCCTAATAGATCCCGAGGTAGACAGGGTGCGAAGGGGCCAGGCAGATACACCGACACAACCTAAGCAGTTGGTGGACATGTGCGAGGAGTTGGGATCTCCACCCTAATGTGGAGGCATCTCCACCCTAATGGAAGAGACATAACTTTCTCTtccaacccacacaagtgccactTGGGAACTGACACTTTTTAATGCCATTGGATTGCTTGAACAGAACATTGGCTTGTGAAATTGGCAATATAGGTGTCTCGGACCATGTGCCAGTGTATTTAGATGGTAAAGTCAAGGGTGGTGGAATGGATGCACAGCACTGGTGCATGGACCCATTCCTGTTAAGGCGTAGCAAATCCGTTGAGTACAGCAGAAGAGAGTTCAaggccttctgggatatcaacccAGGTATGGCCAGTAATCCAGCAATACTGTGGGAGGCCACTAAGGCATATTTATGAGGCCTGATTATTTCGTATTCAAcaaatggaaggagacagagggaggagcaAAATCAGATGCTGGAGACCCGGCTGCAGATAGCTGAGAAAGCATATTATAATAGGCCTTCCCTGGTCAAACTGCAGCTCTCCGGACTGCTCtcgactcattgcacacacaggTGGCAAAAAAAGGGTCtcctttgctgaacaaagattgtTTTAATCTGGAGATAAGCCAAGTCGATATCTGGCTAGAAAGAAAAATGCTTCCCAATCTTTTATGTCTGTTAGAGAGAAGGCTGGCACAGTGAGttgaagaagatcaatgttaGATTTATGGAATACTTTGCACAGTAATATCGGTCAGAGGGAGACGAACACGGTGCAGCGAGGATGCAGTCCTTTTTTGAGGACCTGCACCTCCCCAGTATAAAGGCAGAACAGGTTTCCCTGTTGAATAGGCCTATTACGATACAGGAGGTGCAGGAAGCAATAAAGCATCCCACTGGGGTCAGATAGATTCccaagtgaattctataaggaattcataaatgtgttCGTGGAGCCGCCTCTGGGGATGTattgctattcatatacacaggattgtcttctgcactctcttagggaggctaatatctccctcattttaaagGAGGGGAAAGAGCCTGAAGAATGTGCTTCACGTAGACCCATTTCACTGttgaatgtaaattttaaaatTGTTACCAAGATGCTGGCCCTGAGGTTGGAAAATGTGTTGCGCTAAATTATGAAAGATGAATAGACGGGTTTTGTCAAGGGCTGtagctcctccaacaatatcaggAGGGTACTGACCATAGTGCAGGTATGCCAGCAAAGATTGATCCCGGGTTCAGTGTCTCCCGAGACGCAGAAAATGAGTTTGACCAGATAGAATGGCCGTACCTATTTGGGATCCTACAGCGTTTTGGTTTGGGGGGGTCCTTTGGTCGATGGGTGGTGGAGTTGCATAATGATCCTAAGGCAAACATCATCACAAACTGCACTAAGTCAGATAACTTTAATACTGGGAGAGGTAGTCGACAGGGGTGTCCTCTTTCACCACTGCTACTTACCTTGGCAATTGAGCCATTAGCTGGGGCTGTCAGGAGGGATCCTGAAATAGTGGGGCCAGGGGTGGGAATGGGCGGGAATAAGATCACCCTATAAGCTGATGACATCCACTTCTCCTTGGCCCATCCGGAGGAGTCCGTTCCTCGattgattcaaacaattaatGTATCTGGAGTTTTTCGGGCTGTTGGATCAACTTTACAAAATCGGAAGCCGTGCCAGTGGGGGGTATTAATGGAGGTGcctgatctgaaggatggaatgcagttCCTGTTTAGACGGTCGTCAAAAGGGTTTTTTGTATTTGGGAGTTTTTATTACCCCTGTCTTccaccagctgtataaagctaactatgtacaattactggagaggataaaacgggggtggggggggggtggtgggggtggtggtggtggaccTTCTAGACTTGGAGATATCAAATAAGTGCTTTATCAGCAAATGTG of the Chiloscyllium punctatum isolate Juve2018m chromosome 36, sChiPun1.3, whole genome shotgun sequence genome contains:
- the LOC140460639 gene encoding uncharacterized protein, with the protein product MEKPWKCGDCGKGFRVPSALETHRRSHTREKPFSCPECGKAFSDSSALMRHQRVHTGERPFSCLKCGKAFSDSSALMRHQRVHTGERPFSCLKCGKAFSDSSALMRHQRVHTGERPFRCPDCGKVFTRSSHLVIHRRVHTGEKPFPCPKCGKAFSDSSDLLAHRRVHTSERPFTCSVCEKCFTRSSELLKHRRVHTGERPFSGSLCGKGFTQASHLLTHRWVHTGERPFTCLECGKGFAVSSTLLMHQRVHTGERPFACPECGQKFTMSCSLNKHQRRHQCSQQSDSAGNTAEGHPQD